The Saccharopolyspora gloriosae genome window below encodes:
- the sufD gene encoding Fe-S cluster assembly protein SufD yields the protein MTSTTDTADAQHGLSEHSHGGAVVPQSSRGQRFTSYDVDAFEVPGGREEDWRFTPTKRLKGLHDGTAKATASLNVEVEAGSDVTVETVGRDDERLGKGGVPADRVAAQAWSSFEQATVITIPKDVQPAEPISVVVHGPGAGETAFGHIQIRAERFAEAVVVLDYRGSGVLGENVEFVTDDSARLSVVSVHDWADDATQVSSEHAYLGRDAVFRHLAVTLGGDLVRVNTTITYGDKGGDAELLGLYFADAGQHLEHRMLVDHAQPNCRSNVLYKGALQGDGAHSVWIGDVLIRAAAEGTETFELNRNLVLTEGARADSVPNLEIETGEIEGAGHASATGRFDDEQLFYLQARGIPKEQARRLVVRGFFGEILQKITVPSVRERLEAAIEAELAVVGA from the coding sequence ATGACGAGCACCACTGACACCGCCGACGCCCAGCACGGCCTGAGCGAGCACTCCCACGGGGGCGCGGTCGTGCCGCAGTCGTCCCGCGGGCAGCGCTTCACCTCCTACGACGTCGACGCCTTCGAGGTGCCCGGCGGTCGCGAGGAGGACTGGCGCTTCACGCCGACGAAGCGGCTCAAGGGCTTGCACGACGGCACCGCCAAGGCCACGGCCTCGCTGAACGTCGAGGTCGAGGCCGGTTCCGACGTCACCGTCGAGACCGTCGGCCGCGACGACGAGCGCCTCGGCAAGGGCGGCGTGCCCGCCGACCGGGTCGCGGCGCAGGCCTGGAGCTCCTTCGAGCAGGCCACCGTCATCACCATCCCGAAGGACGTGCAGCCGGCCGAGCCGATCAGCGTCGTCGTGCACGGCCCCGGTGCGGGCGAGACGGCGTTCGGGCACATCCAGATCCGCGCCGAGCGGTTCGCCGAAGCGGTCGTCGTGCTCGACTACCGCGGCTCCGGCGTGCTGGGCGAGAACGTCGAGTTCGTCACCGACGACTCCGCCCGGCTGTCGGTCGTGTCCGTGCACGACTGGGCCGACGACGCCACCCAGGTCAGCTCCGAGCACGCCTACCTGGGCCGGGACGCGGTGTTCCGGCACTTGGCCGTGACCCTCGGGGGCGACCTGGTGCGGGTCAACACGACGATCACCTACGGCGACAAGGGCGGCGACGCCGAGCTGCTCGGGCTGTACTTCGCCGACGCCGGTCAGCACCTGGAACACCGGATGCTGGTCGACCACGCGCAGCCGAACTGCCGCAGCAACGTGCTCTACAAGGGCGCGCTGCAGGGCGACGGGGCGCACTCGGTGTGGATCGGCGACGTGCTGATCCGGGCCGCGGCCGAGGGCACCGAGACCTTCGAGCTCAACCGGAACCTGGTGCTCACCGAGGGCGCTCGCGCCGACTCGGTGCCGAACCTGGAGATCGAGACCGGTGAGATCGAAGGCGCCGGCCACGCCAGCGCCACCGGCCGGTTCGACGACGAGCAGCTGTTCTACCTGCAGGCTCGCGGTATCCCGAAGGAGCAGGCCCGCCGACTGGTGGTGCGCGGTTTCTTCGGCGAGATCCTGCAGAAGATCACCGTGCCGTCGGTCCGGGAGCGGCTGGAGGCCGCGATCGAGGCCGAACTGGCCGTCGTCGGCGCCTGA
- the sufC gene encoding Fe-S cluster assembly ATPase SufC, with product MATLEIKDLHGSVLTEEGAKPILNGVNLKIDSGEIHAIMGPNGSGKSTLAYAIAGHPKYQIDSGSVLLDGEDVLEMSVDERARAGLFLAMQYPVEVPGVSMSNFLRSAAGAVRGEAPQIRHWVKEVKKSMTDLDIDPSFAERSVNEGFSGGEKKRHEILQLDLLDPKFAILDETDSGLDVDALRVVSEGVNRYKEKGDKGVLLITHYTRILNHITPDHVHVFSGGKVVESGGPELADELEKNGYVRFTSKKEAVAQS from the coding sequence ATGGCCACCCTGGAGATCAAGGACCTGCACGGTTCCGTCCTCACCGAAGAGGGCGCCAAGCCGATCCTCAACGGTGTGAATCTCAAGATCGACTCCGGTGAGATCCACGCGATCATGGGCCCGAACGGCTCCGGCAAGTCCACCCTGGCCTACGCCATCGCCGGGCACCCCAAGTACCAGATCGACTCCGGTTCGGTCCTGCTCGACGGCGAGGACGTGCTGGAGATGAGCGTGGACGAGCGCGCCCGCGCGGGCCTGTTCCTCGCCATGCAGTACCCGGTGGAGGTGCCGGGCGTGTCGATGTCGAACTTCCTGCGCAGCGCCGCCGGTGCGGTCCGCGGCGAGGCCCCGCAGATCCGGCACTGGGTCAAGGAGGTCAAGAAGTCGATGACCGACCTCGACATCGACCCCTCCTTCGCCGAGCGCAGCGTCAACGAGGGTTTCTCCGGCGGCGAGAAGAAGCGCCACGAGATCCTGCAGCTCGACCTGCTCGACCCGAAGTTCGCGATCCTCGACGAGACAGACTCCGGTCTGGACGTCGACGCGCTGCGCGTCGTGTCCGAGGGCGTGAACCGCTACAAGGAGAAGGGTGACAAGGGCGTGCTGCTGATCACGCACTACACCCGCATCCTCAACCACATCACCCCGGACCACGTGCACGTGTTCTCCGGCGGCAAGGTCGTCGAGTCCGGCGGGCCGGAGCTGGCCGACGAGCTCGAGAAGAACGGGTACGTGCGGTTCACCAGCAAGAAGGAGGCCGTCGCCCAGTCATGA
- a CDS encoding cysteine desulfurase produces the protein MTAQPLTSAGAAAGPLDVAAIRSDFRILGRTIRDDRRLVYLDSGATSQRPRQVLDAERSFLETSNAAVHRGAHQLAEEATDAYEDARAKIARFVGASVDEVVFTKNATEGVNLVAYAMSNAATSGPEAERFRIGPGDEVVVTEMEHHANLVPWQELCRRTGATLRWFGVTEDGRLDLSDVSGVISERAKVVAVAHQSNVLGTVNPLDEIVARAHQVGALVVLDACQSVPHAPVDFAELDVDFAVFSGHKMLGPSGVGVLYGRNELLRAMPPFITGGSMIEMVHIDHSTFAEPPQRFEAGVPMTSQVVGLGAAVDYLSVVGMERIAAHEKKLAAAALEELSAIDGVRIIGPANTDSRGATVSFVVDGVHPHDAGQVLDSLGVEVRVGHHCAWPLHRACGVPATVRASFYLYNDLDEVRALGEAVREAQRFFGVG, from the coding sequence ATGACCGCTCAGCCTCTCACCAGTGCAGGTGCGGCCGCGGGGCCGCTGGACGTCGCGGCGATCCGCTCCGACTTCCGGATCCTGGGCCGCACGATCCGCGATGATCGGCGCCTGGTGTATCTGGACTCGGGGGCGACTTCGCAGCGTCCGCGCCAGGTGCTCGACGCGGAGCGGTCGTTCTTGGAGACCTCCAACGCGGCGGTGCACCGCGGTGCGCACCAGCTCGCGGAGGAGGCCACGGACGCGTACGAGGACGCCCGCGCCAAGATCGCCCGCTTCGTCGGAGCGAGCGTGGACGAAGTGGTGTTCACCAAGAACGCCACCGAGGGCGTCAACCTCGTCGCGTACGCGATGAGCAACGCCGCGACGTCCGGCCCGGAAGCGGAGCGCTTCCGCATCGGGCCGGGCGACGAGGTCGTGGTGACCGAGATGGAGCACCACGCGAACCTCGTGCCGTGGCAGGAGCTGTGCAGGCGCACCGGGGCGACGCTGCGCTGGTTCGGCGTCACCGAGGACGGTCGGCTCGACCTGTCCGACGTGTCCGGCGTGATCAGCGAGCGCGCCAAGGTCGTCGCCGTCGCGCACCAGTCCAACGTGCTCGGCACGGTCAACCCGCTCGACGAGATCGTGGCGCGGGCGCACCAGGTCGGCGCGCTGGTGGTGCTCGACGCGTGCCAGTCCGTGCCGCACGCGCCGGTGGACTTCGCCGAGCTCGACGTGGACTTCGCGGTGTTCTCGGGGCACAAGATGCTCGGCCCCTCCGGGGTCGGGGTGCTCTACGGGCGCAACGAGCTGCTGCGCGCGATGCCGCCGTTCATCACCGGCGGTTCGATGATCGAGATGGTGCACATCGACCACTCGACGTTCGCCGAGCCGCCGCAGCGGTTCGAGGCGGGCGTGCCGATGACCTCGCAGGTCGTCGGGCTCGGTGCGGCCGTGGACTACCTGTCGGTGGTCGGCATGGAACGCATCGCGGCGCATGAGAAGAAGCTCGCCGCCGCTGCTCTGGAGGAGCTGTCGGCGATCGACGGGGTCCGCATTATCGGCCCGGCGAACACCGACAGCCGTGGTGCCACGGTGTCGTTCGTGGTCGACGGCGTGCACCCGCACGACGCCGGCCAGGTGCTGGACAGCCTGGGCGTCGAGGTGCGCGTCGGCCACCACTGCGCGTGGCCGCTGCACCGGGCGTGCGGGGTGCCCGCGACGGTCCGCGCGAGTTTCTACCTCTACAACGATCTGGACGAGGTCCGGGCGCTCGGGGAAGCTGTGCGGGAGGCCCAGCGTTTCTTCGGTGTCGGGTGA
- the sufU gene encoding Fe-S cluster assembly sulfur transfer protein SufU — protein MQLEQMYQEIILDHYRNPHGHGLRDPFDAESSQVNPVCGDEVTLRVRLAGSGLDAIVEDVSYEGQGCSISQASISVLTDLVVGKPVKEAMQRQAAFSELMQGRGKVEPDEDVLEDGIAFAGVAKYPARVKCALLGWMAFKDAVSRVVDEVGAS, from the coding sequence ATGCAGCTCGAACAGATGTACCAGGAGATCATCCTGGACCACTACCGCAACCCGCACGGGCACGGCCTGCGGGACCCGTTCGACGCGGAGTCCTCGCAGGTCAACCCGGTGTGCGGGGACGAGGTGACGTTGCGCGTCCGGTTGGCGGGCAGCGGCCTCGACGCGATCGTCGAGGACGTCTCCTACGAGGGGCAGGGCTGTTCGATCAGCCAGGCCTCGATCTCGGTGCTCACCGACCTCGTGGTCGGCAAGCCGGTGAAGGAGGCCATGCAGCGGCAGGCCGCCTTCAGCGAGCTCATGCAGGGCCGCGGCAAGGTCGAGCCCGACGAGGACGTCCTGGAGGACGGCATCGCGTTCGCCGGTGTGGCGAAGTACCCGGCGCGCGTGAAGTGCGCGCTGCTGGGGTGGATGGCTTTCAAGGACGCCGTTTCGCGCGTCGTCGACGAGGTGGGAGCGTCATGA
- a CDS encoding metal-sulfur cluster assembly factor, translating into MTEQTDVQDEAAAGAATDVARGAENLPEPPAPAAELAALEDVEEALRDVVDPELGINVVDLGLVYDVRVEQDNSATVDMTLTSAACPLTDVIEEQARSALTGGPGGGLVSDFRINWVWMPPWGPEKITEEGREQLRALGFTV; encoded by the coding sequence ATGACAGAGCAGACCGACGTGCAGGACGAGGCCGCCGCGGGCGCGGCCACCGACGTGGCGCGCGGCGCCGAGAACCTGCCGGAGCCCCCGGCCCCGGCGGCGGAACTCGCCGCGCTGGAAGACGTGGAGGAGGCGCTGCGCGACGTCGTCGACCCCGAGCTCGGGATCAACGTCGTCGACCTCGGTCTCGTCTACGACGTCCGCGTCGAGCAGGACAACAGCGCCACGGTGGACATGACGCTGACCTCCGCGGCCTGCCCGCTGACCGACGTGATCGAGGAGCAGGCCCGCTCCGCGCTCACCGGCGGTCCCGGCGGCGGCCTGGTCAGCGACTTCCGCATCAACTGGGTGTGGATGCCGCCGTGGGGACCGGAGAAGATCACCGAGGAAGGCCGCGAACAACTGCGGGCCCTCGGCTTCACGGTCTGA
- a CDS encoding GGDEF domain-containing protein, translating to MSAGSIDPVLALVNEVRFAFQPLINVKTGAIVAVEALARPTGGDVHDLFREAARHRKLTELDIELARAAITAAADHETLLPLHLNIFGGTVTHDLPRLQLVLDRLREVGRREQEVTLEIGPPFARLDPVQLVEGVQSLKSDGFQIAVDGVGDGDVPLTLIADMEPGMVKLDRGVVSGLPDSAPRRAVLESVRHLCEAANADLVAEGVENDRQLSALRRTGVRLVQGNLLAPAARRPPTTITVPGVAAEVTDPSGQPVNTLAAGPRVTEFLSPATLLSVDATADKVRGVLADHPEISGVVLVDEHNRPQFTIDRNRFLLAVTGPYGHALHAKRPASRLADEPRMVTTATTAMEALSLVTRSDQYRMYDDAIVVDEAGRCLGAVRAGHLIRGMADLKVEEAAALNPLTRLPGSDAIARDVGRRIAAGDVFAVSWLDIDGFKSVNDSVGFSAGDDLIRTIGRVLTDAATSLTSVTVGHVGGDDFLLVADLDDLVPLSELLLDPEREAGGVRVTLSLATLVCTQSTVSTYDEVSRMLAPLKQDAKALTGSSWVMSRPGSEHVDVLRGKPQSQQPPPSFPGPATPPPGFAPGSGPPPPAGPGGSADPSAMHFPTEDPDPDLPQARSQAPRR from the coding sequence ATGAGTGCAGGCAGCATCGACCCCGTGCTCGCGCTGGTCAACGAAGTGCGCTTCGCGTTCCAGCCCCTGATCAACGTGAAGACCGGTGCCATCGTCGCGGTGGAAGCGCTCGCCCGGCCCACCGGTGGGGACGTCCATGACCTGTTCCGGGAGGCCGCACGGCACCGCAAGCTCACCGAGCTCGACATCGAACTGGCTCGGGCCGCGATCACCGCGGCCGCGGATCACGAGACGCTGTTACCCCTGCACCTGAACATCTTCGGCGGCACCGTCACCCACGACCTGCCCCGGCTCCAACTGGTGCTGGACCGGTTGCGCGAAGTGGGCCGCCGCGAGCAGGAAGTGACCTTGGAGATCGGTCCGCCGTTCGCGCGGCTGGACCCCGTCCAGCTGGTCGAAGGCGTGCAGTCCCTCAAGTCGGACGGGTTCCAGATCGCCGTGGACGGCGTCGGTGACGGCGACGTGCCGCTGACGCTGATCGCGGACATGGAACCCGGCATGGTCAAGCTGGACCGCGGCGTGGTCAGCGGTCTGCCGGATTCGGCGCCGCGGCGCGCGGTGCTCGAATCGGTGCGGCACCTGTGCGAGGCCGCGAACGCGGACCTCGTCGCCGAAGGCGTGGAGAACGACCGGCAGCTCTCGGCGCTGCGGCGCACCGGGGTGCGGCTGGTGCAGGGCAACCTGCTGGCCCCGGCCGCGCGCCGGCCACCGACGACGATCACCGTTCCGGGAGTGGCCGCCGAGGTCACCGACCCGTCCGGGCAGCCGGTGAACACGCTCGCGGCCGGGCCGCGCGTCACCGAGTTCCTCTCCCCCGCCACCCTGCTGTCGGTCGACGCGACCGCGGACAAGGTGCGCGGCGTCCTCGCCGACCACCCCGAGATCAGCGGCGTGGTGCTGGTCGACGAGCACAACCGCCCGCAGTTCACCATCGACCGCAACCGGTTCCTGCTCGCCGTCACCGGCCCGTACGGGCACGCGCTGCACGCGAAGCGGCCCGCCTCGCGGCTCGCGGACGAACCGCGGATGGTCACCACCGCGACCACCGCCATGGAGGCGTTGAGCCTGGTCACCCGCTCCGACCAGTACCGGATGTACGACGACGCGATCGTCGTCGACGAGGCCGGCCGCTGCTTGGGCGCGGTGCGCGCCGGGCACCTCATCCGCGGCATGGCGGACCTGAAGGTGGAGGAGGCCGCGGCGCTGAACCCGCTGACGCGGCTGCCCGGCAGCGACGCCATCGCCAGGGACGTCGGCAGGCGCATCGCCGCCGGTGACGTGTTCGCGGTGAGCTGGCTGGACATCGACGGCTTCAAGTCCGTCAACGACAGCGTCGGGTTCTCCGCGGGCGACGACCTCATCCGCACGATCGGGCGGGTGCTGACCGATGCGGCCACCTCGCTGACCTCGGTGACCGTGGGGCACGTCGGCGGGGACGACTTCCTGCTGGTGGCCGACCTGGACGATCTGGTGCCGCTGTCGGAACTGCTGCTCGATCCGGAGCGGGAGGCCGGTGGGGTGCGGGTGACGCTGTCGCTGGCGACGCTGGTGTGCACGCAGAGCACCGTGAGCACCTACGACGAGGTGTCGCGGATGCTGGCGCCGCTCAAGCAGGACGCGAAGGCGCTGACCGGATCGAGCTGGGTGATGTCCCGCCCCGGTTCGGAGCACGTCGACGTGCTGCGCGGCAAACCGCAGTCCCAGCAGCCCCCGCCGTCGTTCCCCGGACCGGCGACGCCGCCACCCGGCTTCGCACCCGGCTCCGGCCCACCGCCGCCCGCCGGACCAGGAGGCTCCGCCGACCCGTCGGCGATGCACTTCCCCACCGAGGACCCGGACCCGGACCTGCCCCAGGCCCGATCCCAAGCCCCACGCCGCTGA
- a CDS encoding lycopene cyclase family protein, with protein sequence MDVLIVGAGPAGRAVAAACADTGLATTVVDPAPRRGWPHTYGSWLDELPAAVPHSALGSVTASMRTFGTSPHELARPYAVLDNSALWKHLWRPDVQDVTGRVVGAEHGPTGSTVHLKDGRRLAAATVIDATGAARVLSGGRPSRTAAQQSAVGVVLDSAAAQPLCPEGSGVFMDWRSAPDTRGGWPTFLYCVRFGSGQVLLEETSLARRPAMPLTLLRRRLHGRLAAAGITVPDDAAEERVRFPVDDPIPLPGRVVPFGASGGLVHPASGFSVASALRQAPWVAGALSAGLTSGPAKAAKAAWSILWPPRAMATHALRRRALRALLTFPPSLVPDFFEVFFSLPEADQAAFLAADHDPARTAAVMTALFRRAPWPVRRRLVAGGFGPGGGEAQHGFGGL encoded by the coding sequence GTGGACGTGCTCATCGTGGGGGCGGGGCCCGCGGGCCGGGCGGTGGCGGCGGCGTGCGCCGACACCGGACTGGCCACGACCGTGGTGGATCCGGCGCCGCGCCGGGGCTGGCCGCACACCTACGGCTCGTGGCTCGACGAGCTGCCCGCGGCGGTGCCGCACTCGGCGCTGGGGTCCGTGACGGCCAGCATGCGCACCTTCGGTACCTCCCCGCACGAGCTGGCCAGGCCGTACGCGGTGCTGGACAACTCCGCGCTGTGGAAGCACCTGTGGCGCCCCGACGTGCAGGACGTCACCGGCCGCGTCGTGGGCGCCGAGCACGGTCCCACCGGTTCGACGGTGCACCTCAAGGACGGCCGGAGGCTCGCGGCGGCCACCGTCATCGACGCCACCGGTGCCGCGCGGGTGCTCTCCGGGGGCCGCCCGTCCCGGACTGCGGCGCAGCAGTCCGCGGTGGGCGTCGTGCTGGATTCGGCGGCGGCGCAACCGCTGTGCCCGGAGGGGTCCGGGGTGTTCATGGACTGGCGTTCCGCGCCCGACACCCGCGGCGGCTGGCCGACGTTCCTGTACTGCGTCCGGTTCGGTTCCGGGCAGGTGCTGCTGGAGGAGACCTCGCTGGCCCGGCGGCCCGCGATGCCGCTGACGCTGCTGCGCAGGCGGTTGCACGGGCGGCTCGCCGCGGCCGGTATCACCGTGCCCGACGACGCCGCCGAGGAGCGGGTGCGGTTCCCGGTGGACGACCCGATCCCGCTGCCCGGCCGGGTGGTGCCGTTCGGCGCCTCTGGCGGGCTGGTGCACCCGGCCAGCGGTTTCAGCGTGGCGTCCGCGCTGCGGCAGGCCCCTTGGGTGGCGGGAGCGCTGAGCGCGGGGCTGACCTCCGGCCCGGCCAAGGCCGCGAAGGCCGCCTGGTCGATCTTGTGGCCGCCGCGCGCGATGGCGACGCACGCCCTGCGCAGGCGTGCGCTGCGCGCGCTGCTCACGTTCCCGCCGTCGCTGGTGCCGGACTTCTTCGAGGTGTTCTTCTCCCTCCCGGAGGCCGACCAGGCCGCGTTCCTCGCGGCCGATCACGACCCCGCCCGGACGGCGGCGGTGATGACGGCGCTGTTCCGCCGAGCCCCTTGGCCCGTCCGGCGGAGGCTGGTCGCGGGCGGTTTCGGTCCCGGTGGCGGCGAGGCGCAGCACGGCTTCGGCGGCCTCTGA